A window of Ipomoea triloba cultivar NCNSP0323 chromosome 2, ASM357664v1 contains these coding sequences:
- the LOC116010159 gene encoding nuclear pore complex protein NUP96 isoform X2, protein MKVDLGTADLLHLSQFQCKRRKVSLRGAVSGQVCSETEASLPTLQSADYFTVPCLSELAVREFTSPGYCSRVVDFTVGRVGYGCIRFIGETDIRGLDLEHIVKFRRHEVVVYEDESSKPAVGMGLNKPAEVTLLLKLRSLKQNIEDSSRKILENLQLKTKRQGAQFISFDSSTGEWKFLVQHFSRFGLSDDEEEDIAMDDVSPEGQDPLDMNGRELSDINEETSLVDPTLLSHSLPAHLGLDPVKMKEMRMLMFPSEEENLDDYSGMPSHRRPHFNKESSRSPLQLQHVSHATVQKSSPPLIRKTPLALIEYNVGSFGSGSPGSILMAQQNKGVLLKKTNAEGFKLDAKQQTPVTGSLSHNVVDAALFMGRSFRVGWGPNGILVHSGAPVGASESIISSVINLEKVAIDQVARDENNKVRDELIDFCFASPLNLHKEINHETKEVEVGQCSLKLQRLVCDRLILSDVCRSYIEIVEKQLEVPGLSSSSRIVLMHQAMVWELIKVLFSSRQVSGKPKSLEGDSEEDMIFEGKESASDIDTEALPLIRRAEFSYWLQESVCHRVQEEVSSLNESSELQHIFLLLTGRQLDAAVELAASRGDVRLACLLSQAGGFTDNRSDIARQLELWSRNGLDFNFIEAERVRLLQLLAGNIHLALHDVNIDWKRFLGLLMWYHLSPDTSLPIVFRSYQQLLNDGKAPCPVPIYIDEGPVEESLNCHKEEKFDLAYYLMLLHANQEIDFGVLKAMFSAFASTNDPLDYHMIWHQRAVLEAVGAFSSNDLHVLDMGLVSQLLCLGQCHLAIYVVLHMRYREDYPYLHATVIREILFQYCETWSSQDLQWQFIEGLGIPSPWLHEALAMYSNYYGDYSKSLEHFIECGNWQKAHTTFMTYVAHSLFLSGEHSEIWRLTTSMEDYKAEIEDWDLGAGIYLSFYFLRSSLQEENDAMNELDSLEKKNDACAEFISHLNESLAVWSSKLPVDARVVYSKMAEEISNLLLSDSGEGSTSEVQLSCYDTVFSAPFPEDLRTYHLQDAVSCFTSYLSGFA, encoded by the exons ATGAAAGTTGATTTGGGGACTGCTGACTTACTTCATTTATCCCAATTTCAATGCAAAAGAAGAAAGGTTTCTCTTCGTGGAGCAGTTTCGGGTCAGGTTTGCTCCGAGACTGAAGCTTCTTTGCCTACTCTACAGTCTGCTGATTATTTTACGGTACCTTGCTTGAGCGAATTGGCTGTTAGGGAGTTTACGAGTCCCGGTTACTGTAGTAGAGTTGTAGATTTTACTGTTGGAAGGGTTGGTTATGGGTGTATTAGATTTATTGGGGAGACTGACATAAGAGGGCTGGATTTGGAACACATTGTTAAGTTTAGGCGGCATGAAGTGGTTGTTTATGAGGATGAAAGTTCCAAGCCTGCAGTTGGTATGGGACTTAACAAGCCTGCTGAAGTAACTCTGTTACTGAAACTAAGATccttaaaacaaaatattgaaGATTCATCAAGAAAAATCCTAGAGAATTTGCAATTGAAAACAAAGAGGCAAGGAGCACAGTTCATTTCATTTGACAGCTCAACTGGTGAATGGAAATTCCTGGTTCAACATTTTAGCAGATTTGGTTtgagtgatgatgaagaagaagatattgCTATGGATGATGTGTCTCCAGAAGGTCAAGATCCTTTGGATATGAATGGACGTGAACTTTCCGATATCAATGAAGAAACCTCCTTGGTTGACCCAACACTCCTCTCCCATTCTCTTCCAGCTCATCTGGGCCTTGATCCCGTGAAGATGAAAGAAATGCGAATGCTGATGTTTCCATCTGAGGAAGAGAATTTAGATGATTATAGTGGTATGCCTTCACATCGTAGACCACACTTCAATAAAGAATCCTCAAGATCACCACTGCAGTTGCAGCATGTTTCACATGCAACAGTCCAGAAAAGTAGCCCCCCATTGATTCGCAAGACACCTTTAGCTCTTATTGAATACAATGTTGGTAGTTTTGGCTCAGGCTCACCTGGTTCTATTTTGATGGCACAACAAAACAAGGGGGTGCTCTTAAAGAAAACAAATGCTGAAGGATTTAAGCTGGATGCCAAGCAGCAAACTCCTGTAACTGGTAGTCTTTCTCACAATGTGGTTGATGCTGCATTGTTTATGGGTAGATCATTTCGAGTAGGATGGGGGCCTAATGGCATCCTTGTTCATTCTGGTGCACCTGTTGGAGCTAGCGAATCTATAATATCTTCTGTAATCAACTTAGAAAAAGTTGCAATCGACCAAGTGGCAAGAGATGAAAATAACAAAGTCAGGGATGAACTTATAGATTTTTGCTTCGCTTCACCTCTGAATCTTCACAAGGAAATAAATCATGAAACAAAAGAGGTTGAGGTGGGGCAGTGCAGCTTAAAGCTTCAAAGGCTTGTATGTGATCGTTTGATCCTTTCAGATGTTTGCCGGAGCTATATTGAAATTGTTGAGAAGCAACTGGAGGTTCCTGGATTGTCATCCTCTTCTCGTATTGTATTGATGCACCAAGCAATGGTCTGGGAACTAATTAAAGTTCTCTTTTCTTCTAGGCAAGTGAGCGGGAAACCAAAATCTCTGGAAGGTGATAGTGAGGAAGACATGATATTTGAAGGGAAAGAAAGCGCATCAGATATAGACACAGAGGCACTTCCACTGATTAGAAGAGCAGAATTCAGTTATTGGTTGCAGGAGAGTGTTTGTCACCGGGTTCAGGAGGAAGTGAGCTCCTTGAATGAGTCGAGTGAGCTGCAACACATATTCTTGCTGCTGACAGGCCGACAGCTAGATGCTGCCGTGGAGCTTGCTGCTTCTAGAGGAGATGTTAGATTGGCATGTCTACTGAGCCAAGCTGGTGGTTTTAcagacaaccgctctgatatTGCTCGACAGCTTGAGCTTTGGAGCAGAAATGGATTGgactttaattttattgaagCAGAAAGAGTTAGACTTCTTCAGTTGCTTGCTGGCAACATCCATTTGGCATTACATGATGTAAATATAGACTGGAAAAGATTTTTGGGACTGTTGATGTGGTATCATCTTTCACCTGATACTTCGTTGCCTATTGTTTTCCGCTCATATCAACAACTTCTCAATGACGGCAAAGCTCCATGTCCTGTGCCTATTTACATTGATGAAGGACCAGTAGAAGAGTCTCTGAACTGCCACAAAGAGGAAAAGTTTGACCTAGCTTATTATCTTATGCTACTTCATGCCAATCAAGAAATTGATTTTGGTGTTTTAAAGGCAATGTTTAGTGCCTTTGCATCAACAAATGATCCACTTGACTACCATATGATTTGGCATCAACGAGCAGTTCTAGAAGCAGTTGGTGCTTTCAGTTCTAATGATCTTCATGTTTTAGACATGGGACTTGTTTCCCAACTGCTTTGTCTTGGGCAATGTCATTTGGCCATCTATGTGGTGCTCCACATGCGATATCGTGAAGATTACCCATATTTACATGCCACTGTGATAAGGGAAATCCTTTTCCAATATTGTGAAACTTGGAGTTCTCAGGATTTGCAATGGCAATTTATTGAGGGCTTGGGTATTCCTTCACCATGGTTACATGAGGCGCTG GCAATGTATTCCAATTATTATGGTGATTACTCAAAATCTCTAGAACACTTTATTGAGTGTGGAAACTGGCAGAAGGCACATACCACTTTCATGACTTATGTTGCTCATTCTCTCTTTTTATCAG GGGAGCACTCTGAGATATGGAGACTCACGACCTCCATGGAGGACTACAAAGCAGAGATTGAAGATTGGGACTTAGGAGCTGGAATATATTTATCATTCTATTTTCTAAGAAGTTCATTGCAGGAAGAGAATGATGCAATGAATGAACTG GATTCTCTGGAGAAGAAAAATGATGCATGTGCAGAGTTCATTAGTCACTTAAATGAGTCTCTGGCTGTTTGGAGTAGCAAACTACCTGTGGATGCAAG
- the LOC116010159 gene encoding nuclear pore complex protein NUP96 isoform X1, whose translation MGSRMKVDLGTADLLHLSQFQCKRRKVSLRGAVSGQVCSETEASLPTLQSADYFTVPCLSELAVREFTSPGYCSRVVDFTVGRVGYGCIRFIGETDIRGLDLEHIVKFRRHEVVVYEDESSKPAVGMGLNKPAEVTLLLKLRSLKQNIEDSSRKILENLQLKTKRQGAQFISFDSSTGEWKFLVQHFSRFGLSDDEEEDIAMDDVSPEGQDPLDMNGRELSDINEETSLVDPTLLSHSLPAHLGLDPVKMKEMRMLMFPSEEENLDDYSGMPSHRRPHFNKESSRSPLQLQHVSHATVQKSSPPLIRKTPLALIEYNVGSFGSGSPGSILMAQQNKGVLLKKTNAEGFKLDAKQQTPVTGSLSHNVVDAALFMGRSFRVGWGPNGILVHSGAPVGASESIISSVINLEKVAIDQVARDENNKVRDELIDFCFASPLNLHKEINHETKEVEVGQCSLKLQRLVCDRLILSDVCRSYIEIVEKQLEVPGLSSSSRIVLMHQAMVWELIKVLFSSRQVSGKPKSLEGDSEEDMIFEGKESASDIDTEALPLIRRAEFSYWLQESVCHRVQEEVSSLNESSELQHIFLLLTGRQLDAAVELAASRGDVRLACLLSQAGGFTDNRSDIARQLELWSRNGLDFNFIEAERVRLLQLLAGNIHLALHDVNIDWKRFLGLLMWYHLSPDTSLPIVFRSYQQLLNDGKAPCPVPIYIDEGPVEESLNCHKEEKFDLAYYLMLLHANQEIDFGVLKAMFSAFASTNDPLDYHMIWHQRAVLEAVGAFSSNDLHVLDMGLVSQLLCLGQCHLAIYVVLHMRYREDYPYLHATVIREILFQYCETWSSQDLQWQFIEGLGIPSPWLHEALAMYSNYYGDYSKSLEHFIECGNWQKAHTTFMTYVAHSLFLSGEHSEIWRLTTSMEDYKAEIEDWDLGAGIYLSFYFLRSSLQEENDAMNELDSLEKKNDACAEFISHLNESLAVWSSKLPVDARVVYSKMAEEISNLLLSDSGEGSTSEVQLSCYDTVFSAPFPEDLRTYHLQDAVSCFTSYLSGFA comes from the exons at GGGTTCGAGAATGAAAGTTGATTTGGGGACTGCTGACTTACTTCATTTATCCCAATTTCAATGCAAAAGAAGAAAGGTTTCTCTTCGTGGAGCAGTTTCGGGTCAGGTTTGCTCCGAGACTGAAGCTTCTTTGCCTACTCTACAGTCTGCTGATTATTTTACGGTACCTTGCTTGAGCGAATTGGCTGTTAGGGAGTTTACGAGTCCCGGTTACTGTAGTAGAGTTGTAGATTTTACTGTTGGAAGGGTTGGTTATGGGTGTATTAGATTTATTGGGGAGACTGACATAAGAGGGCTGGATTTGGAACACATTGTTAAGTTTAGGCGGCATGAAGTGGTTGTTTATGAGGATGAAAGTTCCAAGCCTGCAGTTGGTATGGGACTTAACAAGCCTGCTGAAGTAACTCTGTTACTGAAACTAAGATccttaaaacaaaatattgaaGATTCATCAAGAAAAATCCTAGAGAATTTGCAATTGAAAACAAAGAGGCAAGGAGCACAGTTCATTTCATTTGACAGCTCAACTGGTGAATGGAAATTCCTGGTTCAACATTTTAGCAGATTTGGTTtgagtgatgatgaagaagaagatattgCTATGGATGATGTGTCTCCAGAAGGTCAAGATCCTTTGGATATGAATGGACGTGAACTTTCCGATATCAATGAAGAAACCTCCTTGGTTGACCCAACACTCCTCTCCCATTCTCTTCCAGCTCATCTGGGCCTTGATCCCGTGAAGATGAAAGAAATGCGAATGCTGATGTTTCCATCTGAGGAAGAGAATTTAGATGATTATAGTGGTATGCCTTCACATCGTAGACCACACTTCAATAAAGAATCCTCAAGATCACCACTGCAGTTGCAGCATGTTTCACATGCAACAGTCCAGAAAAGTAGCCCCCCATTGATTCGCAAGACACCTTTAGCTCTTATTGAATACAATGTTGGTAGTTTTGGCTCAGGCTCACCTGGTTCTATTTTGATGGCACAACAAAACAAGGGGGTGCTCTTAAAGAAAACAAATGCTGAAGGATTTAAGCTGGATGCCAAGCAGCAAACTCCTGTAACTGGTAGTCTTTCTCACAATGTGGTTGATGCTGCATTGTTTATGGGTAGATCATTTCGAGTAGGATGGGGGCCTAATGGCATCCTTGTTCATTCTGGTGCACCTGTTGGAGCTAGCGAATCTATAATATCTTCTGTAATCAACTTAGAAAAAGTTGCAATCGACCAAGTGGCAAGAGATGAAAATAACAAAGTCAGGGATGAACTTATAGATTTTTGCTTCGCTTCACCTCTGAATCTTCACAAGGAAATAAATCATGAAACAAAAGAGGTTGAGGTGGGGCAGTGCAGCTTAAAGCTTCAAAGGCTTGTATGTGATCGTTTGATCCTTTCAGATGTTTGCCGGAGCTATATTGAAATTGTTGAGAAGCAACTGGAGGTTCCTGGATTGTCATCCTCTTCTCGTATTGTATTGATGCACCAAGCAATGGTCTGGGAACTAATTAAAGTTCTCTTTTCTTCTAGGCAAGTGAGCGGGAAACCAAAATCTCTGGAAGGTGATAGTGAGGAAGACATGATATTTGAAGGGAAAGAAAGCGCATCAGATATAGACACAGAGGCACTTCCACTGATTAGAAGAGCAGAATTCAGTTATTGGTTGCAGGAGAGTGTTTGTCACCGGGTTCAGGAGGAAGTGAGCTCCTTGAATGAGTCGAGTGAGCTGCAACACATATTCTTGCTGCTGACAGGCCGACAGCTAGATGCTGCCGTGGAGCTTGCTGCTTCTAGAGGAGATGTTAGATTGGCATGTCTACTGAGCCAAGCTGGTGGTTTTAcagacaaccgctctgatatTGCTCGACAGCTTGAGCTTTGGAGCAGAAATGGATTGgactttaattttattgaagCAGAAAGAGTTAGACTTCTTCAGTTGCTTGCTGGCAACATCCATTTGGCATTACATGATGTAAATATAGACTGGAAAAGATTTTTGGGACTGTTGATGTGGTATCATCTTTCACCTGATACTTCGTTGCCTATTGTTTTCCGCTCATATCAACAACTTCTCAATGACGGCAAAGCTCCATGTCCTGTGCCTATTTACATTGATGAAGGACCAGTAGAAGAGTCTCTGAACTGCCACAAAGAGGAAAAGTTTGACCTAGCTTATTATCTTATGCTACTTCATGCCAATCAAGAAATTGATTTTGGTGTTTTAAAGGCAATGTTTAGTGCCTTTGCATCAACAAATGATCCACTTGACTACCATATGATTTGGCATCAACGAGCAGTTCTAGAAGCAGTTGGTGCTTTCAGTTCTAATGATCTTCATGTTTTAGACATGGGACTTGTTTCCCAACTGCTTTGTCTTGGGCAATGTCATTTGGCCATCTATGTGGTGCTCCACATGCGATATCGTGAAGATTACCCATATTTACATGCCACTGTGATAAGGGAAATCCTTTTCCAATATTGTGAAACTTGGAGTTCTCAGGATTTGCAATGGCAATTTATTGAGGGCTTGGGTATTCCTTCACCATGGTTACATGAGGCGCTG GCAATGTATTCCAATTATTATGGTGATTACTCAAAATCTCTAGAACACTTTATTGAGTGTGGAAACTGGCAGAAGGCACATACCACTTTCATGACTTATGTTGCTCATTCTCTCTTTTTATCAG GGGAGCACTCTGAGATATGGAGACTCACGACCTCCATGGAGGACTACAAAGCAGAGATTGAAGATTGGGACTTAGGAGCTGGAATATATTTATCATTCTATTTTCTAAGAAGTTCATTGCAGGAAGAGAATGATGCAATGAATGAACTG GATTCTCTGGAGAAGAAAAATGATGCATGTGCAGAGTTCATTAGTCACTTAAATGAGTCTCTGGCTGTTTGGAGTAGCAAACTACCTGTGGATGCAAG